A single genomic interval of Dysidea avara chromosome 6, odDysAvar1.4, whole genome shotgun sequence harbors:
- the LOC136258418 gene encoding uncharacterized protein, whose amino-acid sequence MEIKVFVLLLFATFILTDAVEATSEDPLVSYLLAKIQQLESKIMVKPNTGDTNEIAKKSEQRSVAAAASNDKCACPPAAGVTYVRWGNSTCPYGADTIYSGVVAGSNHLHEGAAVDPLCLPHDPQYLKSQPGYQNWVQLFGAEYQTHHTPLDHSYDRNVPCAMCQASGRTSKMMIPSHYKCPPGWNTEYYGYLMAGYHGHKAATQFTCIDRTLEQIPGSGSDTNGYLFYTVEAHCGHFITCSDKELTCVVCTK is encoded by the coding sequence ATGGAGATAAAGGTGTTTGTTCTGTTGCTGTTTGCCACCTTCATCCTCACGGATGCTGTGGAGGCCACCAGTGAAGATCCACTAGTCTCCTACCTACTTGCTAAGATACAACAACTTGAGTCAAAGATCATGGTTAAACCAAACACTGGAGACACAAATGAGATCGCAAAAAAATCTGAACAACGTTCTGTAGCTGCAGCTGCTAGCAATGACAAATGCGCTTGTCCACCTGCTGCAGGAGTCACCTATGTTAGATGGGGTAATTCTACTTGTCCCTATGGAGCAGATACCATCTACTCTGGAGTTGTAGCTGGATCAAATCATCTCCATGAAGGAGCTGCAGTTGATCCATTGTGTTTACCACATGACCCACAGTACCTCAAATCCCAGCCAGGTTATCAAAATTGGGTGCAATTATTCGGAGCAGAATATCAGACACATCATACTCCACTAGACCACAGCTATGACCGTAATGTGCCTTGTGCAATGTGTCAAGCTAGTGGCCGCACCAGCAAGATGATGATTCCTTCTCATTACAAGTGTCCTCCAGGATGGAATACTGAGTACTACGGCTATCTTATGGCTGGATATCATGGTCACAAAGCAGCTACACAGTTTACTTGTATTGACAGAACCCTTGAACAGATACCAGGTAGTGGAAGTGACACCAATGGATATCTCTTCTACACAGTCGAAGCACACTGTGGccacttcattacttgtagtgaCAAAGAACTAACCTGCGTGGTGTGTACCAAATAA
- the LOC136259337 gene encoding uncharacterized protein → MGGPYQLSIDLPYLDGISITFSAPRKHIWSYGVGLSVNPEYASHKALTCPCSKDRGQLYPLWVIITTMNQALVVEHRLLLILQLTFYGTVKVVGLPLTNTEDIEARICYDQIFGDESVLVKEAQLYMQWGNSTCPYGANTGVVAGSSHTHEGGLVESLCLPPNPQYLKTQTGYQNWPGLDCNVPCALCQAIGLTSKIMIPSHYECPLGWTKEYYGYLMAGAYSHPAATQAVCMDRNLEQIPGSGADTNGKLFYTVEAQCGHFFPCSDKELTCVVCTK, encoded by the exons ATGGGTGGTCCTTACCAATTGTCCATTGATCTTCCATACTTGGATGGCATCTCCATTACTTTTAGTGCTCCAAGGAAGCACATCTGGTCCTATGGAGTAGGCCTTAGTGTGAATCCAGAGTATGCTAGTCACAAGGCATTAACTTGTCCTTGTTCAAAGGATCGTGGACAACTCTACCCTTTGTGGGTGATCATTACTACCATGAATCAGGCTCTAGTGGTAGAACACAGGTTGCTACTTATTTTACAGCTGACCTTTTATGGGACAGTAAAGGTTGTGGGA TTACCATTAACCAATACTGAAGATATTGAAGCTAGGATTTGTTATGATCAGATATTTGGTGATGAGTCTGTTCTGGTGAAAGAAGCTCAGTTGTATATGCA ATGGGGTAATTCTACTTGTCCCTATGGAGCAAATACTGGAGTTGTAGCTGGATCAAGTCACACTCATGAAGGTGGTCTAGTTGAATCATTGTGTTTACCGCCTAACCCACAATATCTCAAGACCCAAACTGGTTATCAGAATTGGCCTGG CTTAGATTGTAATGTTCCTTGTGCTCTTTGCCAAGCTATTGGCCTCACCAGCAAAATAATGATCCCTTCACATTATGAGTGCCCTCTTGGCTGGACTAAGGAGTACTATGGTTATCTTATGGCTGGAGCTTACAGCCACCCAGCAGCAACACAAGCAGTATGCATGGATAGAAATCTTGAACAGATACCAGGTAGTGGAGCAGATACTAATGGAAAGCTGTTCTACACAGTTGAAGCACAATGTGGCCATTTCTTTCCTTGCAGTGATAAAGAGCTCACTTGTGTGGTGTGTACCAAATAA